In the Acidimicrobiales bacterium genome, GGCGGCGGGGTGGTCCTGGCGGCGTCGTACGAAGCCAGGGTCGACGGGGTTCGGGCCGGCATGGCCGGCTGGATGGCGAAGCAGCTGTGCCCCCGGTTGGAGTTCGTCGGCAGCCACTTCGCCGAGTACCGGCGCTTGGGGGATCTGGTCGTCGACGTGTTCCACGACTTCACGCCCTTGGTCGAACGGATCTCGATCGACGAAGCGTTCCTCGACGTTGCCGGCGCCGTCCACCTGTTCGGGTCCCCAGGGGACATCGCCGCTGCGATCCGAAAGAAAGTCAGAGCTGAGTTCGGCCTTCCGCTGTCGGTCGGAGTGGCCCGGACCAAACATCTGGCCAAAATCGCATCGCAGGTCGCCAAACCCGACGGATTGGTTGTGGTCGAGCCGGAGGCGGAGCGGGCGTTCCTCGATCCGCTACCGGTCGATCTCATCTGGGGAGTCGGCGCGGTGACCCGGGAGCGGCTGGCATCGCTCGGGATCCGGACGATCGGCGAGCTCGCGGCGACCGACAGCCCGATCCTCGAGCATGTCCTCGGAAGAGCGACGGGCTCCAAGATTGCTGCACTCTCCGCCAACATCGACCCCCGGCAGGTCGAGCGGCCGAGGCCGGCGAAGTCGGTCGGCGCCCAAGCCGCGGTTGGCCGGCGCCGGATCACGGACCCGCTGCTGAGAGAGATACTCGGCTACCTGGCGGACCGGGTCGCCGGCAGGCTCCGAGCGGCGCGCCGCGCCGGTAGAACGGTGACGGCCCGGGTGCGTTTCGTGCGGCTCCGATCGGTGACCCGTTCGATCACGCTCGCAAGGCCGATCTCGTCGACCCTGACGCTCACCGAGGTGGGCGTCCACTTGGTCGCCGCCGCACTCGCCGATCATCCCGACGAGCGGGAGATAACCCTGCTCGCAGTATCTGTCTCGAACCTGGTCGGTGAAGAGTCGCTTCAGCTCGAGATTCCGATTCGGGTTGGGAGCGACAGGTTCCGGCCGGGGACGCCGGCCGGAGCGGCGCGATGGGCGCTCGACCGGTCGGTCGATGCGGTCCGCGACAAGTTCGGACGTGAGGCGGTCGGTTACGCGACTGTCGTGTTCTCAGAAGTCGCCCGGGTTCCGGATCAGTTCCGGGAGCTCGCGGAGCGGGGCCAGGAAGGAGCGGGCTAGCTTGGACTCTCAGATTCCGTTGGGGCGGTTGATTTCCAACTCGGAAGGCCCGTCATGCACTTGCCCAGGCGGCTGGCCCGCATAAATCGGCGGATTGTCAACCCGATCCAGAGGCGCTACGCCGGCATAATCCCGGGCCACGGGATCGTCGAGCACTCCGGAAGGCGAACCGGGACGCGGTACCGGACGCCCGTGCTCGTGTTCGGAGCTCCCGGGGGGTTCGCGATGATCGTCGGCTACGGGTTGAACAGCGACTGGGTTCAGAACCTTCTGGCCGGGGATGGTGGCGGCCTGGAGCACCGGCGGCGGCACTACCAGCTGTCCGGTCCCCGCCTTCTGCACGAAGAGGAGGCTTACAACGCGCTTCCTCGCATAGTCGGCAAGCTCGCACGGGTGGTGGGTGTCGAAGGGGTGCTACTAGCAGACGCCAGAACCGATTAGATCCGACCGGTTCTACTCGGCTCCTAATCGGCGGCCAGGTTCGATCCCATCGCAAGCGGGCTTATCCCGACGCCCTTGTGGTCATACGCTCCCTCGGGATCGGCTCGTACCGACTCGTCGAGGCGGTGGGCGTCCTCCCCGACGAGGATCCGCCACTTTCCTTCTCGTACGCCGTCCAGGATGATGCGTGCCGCGCCGGCCGCGTCGAGTGGCGCGTTGTCGCGGAACCCCTCCTCCAGCATCTTCATCGCCTCGCGCAGTTGGTCGCTCGTGAACTGGTCCGCTGGTAGGCCCCTGCGGGCGATCTGGCTCCGGACCTCGTCGAGGTCGGTCTCGGTGAGCGCGTCAGGTTCGGGCCTCCCCAGGTAACGGCGGGAGTTCGCGACGATGTCGGTTCCGATGTGCCCCGGCATCACGACGGCCACCCGGACGTGAGGTGCGTTGACCCGGAAGTCCTCTATGAGCGCCTCGGACAGCCCCTTCACCGCGAACTTCCCAGTGCTGTAGGCGGTGTGAGGCATACCGGGACCGAGAGATGCCCAGAACCCGTT is a window encoding:
- the dinB gene encoding DNA polymerase IV, with protein sequence MPAGTATILHADLDAFYASVEQLLDPALRGRPIAVGGGVVLAASYEARVDGVRAGMAGWMAKQLCPRLEFVGSHFAEYRRLGDLVVDVFHDFTPLVERISIDEAFLDVAGAVHLFGSPGDIAAAIRKKVRAEFGLPLSVGVARTKHLAKIASQVAKPDGLVVVEPEAERAFLDPLPVDLIWGVGAVTRERLASLGIRTIGELAATDSPILEHVLGRATGSKIAALSANIDPRQVERPRPAKSVGAQAAVGRRRITDPLLREILGYLADRVAGRLRAARRAGRTVTARVRFVRLRSVTRSITLARPISSTLTLTEVGVHLVAAALADHPDEREITLLAVSVSNLVGEESLQLEIPIRVGSDRFRPGTPAGAARWALDRSVDAVRDKFGREAVGYATVVFSEVARVPDQFRELAERGQEGAG
- a CDS encoding nitroreductase family deazaflavin-dependent oxidoreductase, translating into MHLPRRLARINRRIVNPIQRRYAGIIPGHGIVEHSGRRTGTRYRTPVLVFGAPGGFAMIVGYGLNSDWVQNLLAGDGGGLEHRRRHYQLSGPRLLHEEEAYNALPRIVGKLARVVGVEGVLLADARTD
- a CDS encoding SDR family oxidoreductase, translated to MESFAGMRAVVTGGGSGMGRELVIQLATAGCSVATCDVNGAAVAETAARAEAAAPAGTKVTTHTCDVSDESQVLAFRDQVVSAHGDVLELLFNNAGIGGGGSLITDSREDWERTFGVDFWGVYYCTRAFLQHLIAAEEAVLVNTSSVNGFWASLGPGMPHTAYSTGKFAVKGLSEALIEDFRVNAPHVRVAVVMPGHIGTDIVANSRRYLGRPEPDALTETDLDEVRSQIARRGLPADQFTSDQLREAMKMLEEGFRDNAPLDAAGAARIILDGVREGKWRILVGEDAHRLDESVRADPEGAYDHKGVGISPLAMGSNLAAD